The following coding sequences lie in one Heyndrickxia oleronia genomic window:
- a CDS encoding DUF5391 family protein, whose protein sequence is MTTIINTKKQPVIIFTSISAIFFCLITVAISLSPLSELGPNANKFGSTGMWSAIGMILICYLVPLFLFIIGVKGMKLLMGILCGLGMFIFFSTAVTVGVVSIFTGKFPTSIFIVISLCIASLIINLIWFFIAFRHKSNSDLHVT, encoded by the coding sequence ATGACTACTATCATTAATACTAAAAAACAACCGGTTATAATATTCACATCTATTTCAGCTATATTCTTTTGCCTGATAACTGTTGCAATATCCCTCTCACCTCTATCAGAATTAGGACCAAATGCAAATAAATTTGGTAGTACTGGAATGTGGTCAGCTATCGGTATGATTCTCATTTGTTATTTAGTTCCACTTTTTCTATTTATTATAGGAGTTAAGGGAATGAAACTTCTGATGGGCATTCTATGCGGTTTAGGTATGTTTATATTTTTTTCTACTGCAGTAACCGTAGGTGTTGTGAGTATATTTACTGGTAAATTTCCAACTTCAATTTTTATAGTCATAAGTCTATGCATTGCATCTTTAATCATTAATCTTATTTGGTTTTTCATTGCTTTTCGTCATAAATCCAATTCTGATTTACATGTAACATAA